The genomic region aatttaaaaataagattAAATATGCATTAGTTAATGAATGTTTGTACACAGTAAATGATTTCTTTTCTATAAACTGGGTACCATTCTCTTATGATATAATGAGTGATCTATGTTTTGAGATCTATGGTTTGTATACGTGTGATCTATGTTTTACATGactttaaatttttttgtatttttaagacTGACTTATGAATGATAGTGATTTAAAAAGAATGAATTTGAACAAAGACgatgtattttttgtaaatattgaatgactaataaaattctattctattttattagcTCTCGTGGAATTTAACAATCATTAATGACAAACAACAGGAATGCGACCTCGATTctttaagtttttaaaatttatcacgCTTTTGTGCAACTTGGCCTTAGTCTCTTACAATGATACAAGGGacagtaaaaataagaaaaccaCTTCTAGACTAATGGAAAAAtcgataattttatattttcatctaatCATATTGTAactgattatttaaatatataaaataaatataaagtaatatattaaaatatacgCTATTCAAATTTATAGATAATGAGTTGCTCTATTCATTCACGGTTACTGCTCTGCTATGTGTGCATTCAAGTGTCTATCCTTGAGCCTTAGACTAAAGACACCAGATCTTGGATATCAATGATGTCCGAGAGTCATTTCACTTATTGCACGGCACTAAACGTGAATGCTATTAAACTCTTCAAGGTCCATAGAAAGAACTCTGTATTTCTACAGACCTGGCACTCCTACACCACAGGTGTCGCAGCCTGCTGATCTAATTTAATTCGAACcacaatgatattttattacaaagtttaataaaataatcagaAATCGATAATAgttcaattaaattttttgaGAGATAATGACAGCCGCTTGATCTAGAAGCCCATGTAATCGTGACTGGCCTCAAATCAGCAAGTTCAAAACACCGTTGTACAACCGCATGTTTTATCGCAAACTCAAGTTTTTGACGACGAATATCATTGGTTGCCGTTTCAAAGCTCAATCAGTAATGATCTAATGAAAACCTGAAATGTGTTTGGGCGGATTGGGCTACCTAGTTCATTTTCACTGTTTGTATGAATTAGAAGAGGTTCTCTCTAACTTGCACATTATTATAAGTcatattaataaacaaaataaatgataaagGACCTCAAAGTCGGCCTTAACATCTTTAaaagtattataataaattatgcagATTTGTCGAAATAtctcatttgaaaatataaacttGGGACCGGTTgcaaatttaattttacatAAGAATTACTGATGAAGAACATATTATTTAAGCCATCAAGAATATTAGTCATGGTTATTGAGATATTACAAGAATTTCTGGGatatttaatgaatttattttactgGATTGTGCACATTGAAATATCGCTCGATCTCAATATCCATTGAAGATTTGAACTCGAGACTGGTTGCATTATTTTTACATAAAGTGTTGGCAATTTTAGAACATAGGTATTGGAGCTACCAAAAGATTATTTAGTCAATGgtcattgagatattaattagTTCTGAAAtatctaaaattgaaatagtttcTGGGATATTCCATGAAATTTACGGTACTGAATTGTGCAAATTAGTACTGGTTGCTAGCTTCTGGTGAAGGGGCAGAAAATCTAGCTAATAATAACTGGAGACAATGTGTTGGTGCGGCCTGTcatcaacttcaaattcaagTTGACTTAATTGATCAAGTTAAACAATCATGAATACAAATATGAAGTTTCAGTTGATTCGAAGTAGCACTTGCATAATTCCAAAATTAGCAGCTGGAAGATTTTTGATCTTTATGTGTTTTCATATGTACTTTCAAAGCACTTGAACGAGTacttttgtagtcacaaaatGTGCAGCTGTACGGTTTTTCGCCTGTATGTATTCTGCGATGTCTCTTCAAATCAGATGAATGAGTAAATTTATGGTTACAAAATTCGCAGACGAAAGCTTTTTCACCTGTATGTGTTTTGATGTGCATTTTCAAATGACTTGACGTGGCAAATTTATGGTCACAAGAGTTGCAGCTGAatggtgtttctcctgtatgaaTTCTGAGATGTGCATTCAAATTACCAGAGTTGACACTTTTATAGTCACAGAACTTGCATGTAAAAGGTTTTTCCCCCGTGTGTGTTCTAATATGTCTTTTCAAATCATTTGATTGATTGCATTGATACTCACAAaattcgcagctgaaaggtgtttctcctgtgtGTGTTCTAATATGGGTTTTTAAATAACTTGACCGagtacatttatagtcacaaaagTTGCAGCTGTACGGTTTTTCACCAGTATGTATTCTACGATGTCTTTTCAAATCAATTGAATGAGTGAATCTATGATTACAAAATTCGCAGCAGAAAGCTTTTTcgcctgtatgtgttctgatatgcaCTTTTAAATCACTTGAACCAGCACATCTATAGTCACAAAACCtacagctgaaaggtttttctcctgtgtgtgttctgatatgttctTTCAAATGACTTGATGTAGCAGTTTTGAAGTCACAGTACCGGTAATCGCAGATGAACGgtttttctcctgtatgtgttctgatatgttttTTCATATCACCTGATCTAGCACATTTATATTCACAAAATTTGCAACTGAAATGCTTTTCTCGAGTGTGATTCTTGATATGTCTTTCAAGATTTGAAAACCAGGGATTGTTATAGCTACAATAAGGACAGGTGTAGAGCTTTTCCCCAGCCGCAGGTGGCTCCAGCAAATGTGCATTCAGTGCACCTACTTGTGTTGCATTTGCATTTGCAGGGCCCAATGTGCTGCAGGTAGATGATGGCCACTTCTCATCCGGTTCGCAATTCACTGAACATtcttcagtctgtttctcaacTGCAAACACCAAAAATCAGGAATGATGAGAACAGAATTGGGAGGTGAGTTCCGATAAACCAATATGAAGAATGAAAAAGAATTACATTA from Nilaparvata lugens isolate BPH unplaced genomic scaffold, ASM1435652v1 scaffold2904, whole genome shotgun sequence harbors:
- the LOC111062242 gene encoding oocyte zinc finger protein XlCOF6.1 isoform X1, producing the protein MDEEIVTDVDESEKDNSQEPELECSSAWSTHNSDPSDQEESVGRFLQVFVKEETPVEKQTEECSVNCEPDEKWPSSTCSTLGPANANATQVGALNAHLLEPPAAGEKLYTCPYCSYNNPWFSNLERHIKNHTREKHFSCKFCEYKCARSGDMKKHIRTHTGEKPFICDYRYCDFKTATSSHLKEHIRTHTGEKPFSCRFCDYRCAGSSDLKVHIRTHTGEKAFCCEFCNHRFTHSIDLKRHRRIHTGEKPYSCNFCDYKCTRSSYLKTHIRTHTGETPFSCEFCEYQCNQSNDLKRHIRTHTGEKPFTCKFCDYKSVNSGNLNAHLRIHTGETPFSCNSCDHKFATSSHLKMHIKTHTGEKAFVCEFCNHKFTHSSDLKRHRRIHTGEKPYSCTFCDYKSTRSSALKVHMKTHKDQKSSSC